The genomic stretch ATATCCCCTGCAAGTCGCGGCCGCCCGACCATAGGCGGACTATGCGAACCTCTTGATCATAGATCTTGAAGGCCACGCCGACCCGGTGTTCGAACACCGCGATCCGTAGTCCGGGGTAGAGGTCGTCGCGGGCCTCGCCCCGCTGCGGGAACAGGTCGAACTGGGCGCAGAAGGTCAACAGCCTTTGGGCGTATCGGTCTGCGGTCGGCGAGCTGGCGTGGTCGGTGATCCAGTCATGGATTGACCCGAGATCCTCGATGGCCTGCGGATCGAACGTCACCGCCCGCAACTTCACTCCGCGCGCGTCCGCGCCGATTGCCTTTTCCTCAACAGGTTCAGCACCTGTTCGGCCGGGATGCCGGGCGTGTTCTCGCGCTCGATCCGTTCCAGGGTGGGCGCCGCCTCGGTCCGCAGCCAGGCCTCTACGCCCGCGTCCTGGCTCAGCAAATAGGTTTCAAGGCTCTCCACCACATAGGCTTCGGCGCTTTCGGAAAAGCCCGAGGCGACCTTGGCGTCGATTTCGCGCGCGGTCTGCTCGGGCAGTTCGACGGTGATCTTGCGGGTGGCGGCCATGGGGCGATCCTCTCACGAAATCGCTCCTCCCGCCACGCGCATCAGATCTGTTCGGCCACGATCTCGTCCGGCTCCAGCGCGTAGACCGAGGCGCAGTATTCGCAGGTGACGCGGATCTTGCCGTCGTCCTCGACCATGTCGGCGCGTTCGGCCGGGTCAAAGGAGGCCAGGACCGAGGCGATGCGGTCCCTGGAACAACGACAAACCGCCGTCAGCGCGCGCGCGCCCTCCAGCCGCACGCCGTCCTCGTGGAACAGGCGGAACAGCAGGGTTTCCGGCGAGATGGTCGGATCGATCAACTCGTCGTCGCCCAGGGTGCCGAACAGGGCCCGCGTGCGGTCCCAGACCTCCTCGGTGGAGCCGCGCGCCTCGTCGCCGGCGATGATCTGGATCATCGCCCCGCCGGCGCGCCACTGGGAACCGGCCTCGGTCAGCACCTCGCCGACGGCCAGGCGGACTTTGGTCGGGACCTGTTCGGACTGCTGGAAATAGTGTTCGGCGCACAGCGACAGGCTTTCGCCCTCGATAGGGGTGATGCCCTGGGTGCGTTCGAAGTCGGGGCCGCGATCCAGGGTCATGACGAAGACCCCCTGACCCAGCAGGGTCTGGGCGCCGGGAC from Brevundimonas sp. SL130 encodes the following:
- a CDS encoding type II toxin-antitoxin system RelE/ParE family toxin, with the protein product MTFDPQAIEDLGSIHDWITDHASSPTADRYAQRLLTFCAQFDLFPQRGEARDDLYPGLRIAVFEHRVGVAFKIYDQEVRIVRLWSGGRDLQGIFPDPQPSRSSE
- a CDS encoding Hsp33 family molecular chaperone, with translation MTDHAPHSAVSDDLAAAFQIEGWPVRGRLVRLGATIDKILAAHAYPEPVAALLGEACALAALIGSSLKFEGRLMVQAQGDGPVRYVVADYGTDGTLRGYCRYDETEVAEASKGFARPGAQTLLGQGVFVMTLDRGPDFERTQGITPIEGESLSLCAEHYFQQSEQVPTKVRLAVGEVLTEAGSQWRAGGAMIQIIAGDEARGSTEEVWDRTRALFGTLGDDELIDPTISPETLLFRLFHEDGVRLEGARALTAVCRCSRDRIASVLASFDPAERADMVEDDGKIRVTCEYCASVYALEPDEIVAEQI